The Pseudomonas sp. R4-35-07 nucleotide sequence CCGGGTGGGCCTTCGGCACCTCGCCTTGGGCTTGCAGGTCCTTGGCGGTTTGTTGGCGGATATGGCTCATGAGGCTCAGGGATACTTCATCCGATACCGCCAGTGGCCCGACCGGCATACCGGCCTTGCGCGCTTCGGTCTCGATCATCGGCGCGGCCACACCTTCGCCGAGCATGGCGATGCCTTCGTTGGTGAATGTGGCGAACACCCGCGAGGTGAAGAAGCCACGGCTGTCGTTGACCACAATCGGGGTTTTCTTGATTTGCAGTACGAAATCAAAACCCCGCGCCAGGGTTTCGTCGCTGGTGTGAGCGCCCTTGATGATCTCCACCAGGGGCATCTTGTCCACAGGGCTGAAGAAATGCAGGCCGATGAATTTGCCTGGGTCCGGCACCGCAGTCGCCAAACCGCTGATGGGCAAGGTCGAGGTATTGGAAGCGATCACCGCGTCGGCCCCGACCACGCGTTGCGCGGCGGACGCTACCCTGGCCTTGAGTTCGCGGTCTTCGAACACCGCTTCGATCACCAGGTCACAGCCGGCCAAGTCGGCGTCATCCTGTGTAGGGCAAATCCGCGCCAAGGTGGCTTCGCGCTGCTCGGCGGTCAATTGCTCACGGCTGACGTTCTTGTCGAGCAACGCGGCCGAATGGGCCTTGCCCTTTTCGGCCGCCGCGAGGGTGACGTCCTTGAGCACCACGTCGATCCCTGCACAGGCGCTGGCATACGCAATGCCCGCCCCCATCATGCCGGCGCCGAGTACACCGAGCTTGCGCGTCACAAAAGGCGCAAAGCCCTGTGGTCGCGAACGGCCGGCGTTGATTTCATTGAGCTGAAACCAGAACGTGCCGATCATGTTTTTCGCCACCTGCCCGGTCACCAGCTCGGTGAAATAGCGGGTTTCGATCAAGTGCGCAGTGTCGAAATCCACTTGGGCGCCTTCCACGGCAGCGCAGAGGATTTTCTCCGGCGCCGGGAAACAGCCCTGGGTCTTGCTGCGCAGAATCGACGGTGCGATGGCGAGCATCTGCGCAACTTTCGGGTTCGACGGCGTGCCCCCAGGAATCTGATAGCCCTTGTTGTCCCACGGCTGCCGGGCCTCGGGATGGGCGAGAATCCAGGCGCGGGATTTGGCCAGCAGCTCATCGCGGTCTGCCGCCATTTCATCGATCAGACCCGCCTGCAATGCCTGCGCCGGCCGCACTTTCTTGCCTTCCAGCAGATACGGCAGGGCTTTTTCCAGGCCCAGCAGGCGCACCATGCGCACCACCCCGCCGCCGCCCGGCAACAGGCCCAGGGTGACTTCAGGCAAGCCGAGCTGCACAGAGTTGTCGTCCAGCGCGATCCGGTGATGGCAGGCCAGGCAAATCTCCCAGCCACCGCCAAGGGCCGCACCGTTGATCGCGGCCACCACCGGTTTGCCAAGAGTTTCCAGGCTGCGCAGTTGCGCCTTGAGCACGCCGACGTCGTCATAGAAGTGCTTGGCGTGGGCGGTGTCGACCTGGATCAGCTCATTGAGGTCACCACCGGCAAAAAACGTCTTCTTGGCCGAGGTAATGATCACCCCGGCCAGGTCGGCCTTTTCCGCCTCCAGGCGTGCAACGGTGGCCGCCATGGCCGCACGGTACGCGGCGTTCATGGTGTTGGCGCTTTGGCCGGGCATGTCGAGGGTCAACACCACGATCTGGTCCTGGCCTTTTTCGTAACGAATGGCGTCGGTCATGACAGTTTCCCTAAGGCTCAGAGGCGTTCGATGATAGTGGCGATGCCCATGCCACCGCCGACACATAGGGTGGCCAGGCCGTAGCGCTGCTGACGCACTTCCAGCTCATCGAGCAAGGTGCCGAGGATCGCGCAGCCGGTGGCGCCCAGCGGGTGGCCCAGAGCGATGGAGCCGCCATTGACATTGACTCGGGCGGCGTCGATGCCCATGTCCTTGATGAATTTGAGCACGACCGAAGCGAACGCCTCATTGACCTCGAACAGGTCGATGTCCTCGACGCGCAGGCCGGCCTTGGCCAACGCCTTGCGCGTGGCCGGAGCAGGACCGGTGAGCATGATGGTGGGATCGGTGCTGGTCACCGCCGTGGCAACAACCCGCGCGCGCGGCTGCAAGCCGAGCTCGCGCCCTTTGGCCTCGGAGCCAATCAACATCAAGGCAGCGCCGTCGACAATCCCGGAGCTGTTGCCGGGCGTGTGCACATGCTGGATGCGTTCCACTTGGCTGTAGACCCGCAACGCGGTGGCGTCGAAGCCCATCTGGCCGATCATTTCGAAACTCGGCTTGAGCTTGCCGAGGCCTTCGAGGGTGGAGTCGCCACGAATAAATTCGTCATGGTCCAGCAACACAATGCCGTTCTGGTCCTGCACCGCGATCAGCGACTTGTTGAAGGATCCGTCTGCTCGTGCCCTGGCGGCTTTCTGCTGGGACTGTAGGGCAAAGGTGTCCACGTCCTGGCGGGTGAAGCCTTCCAGGGTAGCGATCAGGTCGGCCCCAATGCCCTGAGGCGTGAAGTGGCTGTGCAGGTTGGTTTGCGGGTCGAGAACCCAGGCGCCCCCGTCGCTGCCCATTGGCACGCGGGACATGGACTCGACGCCGCCGACCACCACCAGGTCTTCAAAGCCGGAACGCACTTTCATCGCCCCGAGGTTGACGGCCTCCAGGCCCGAGGCGCAGAAGCGGTTGACCTGCACGCCGGCAACGCTGATATCCCAGTCCGCTACCAGCGCGGCGGTCTTGGCGATATCGGCGCCCTGGTCGCCCACCGGAGTGACGCACCCAAGCACGATGTCATCCACCTGGCGGGTGTCGAGGTCGCTGCGTTGCGCCAGCGCCCTGAGCAAACCGGCGACCAGGTTGACCGGCTTGACGCTGTACAGGGCACCGTCAACCTTGCCTTTGCCTCGGGGCGTGCGTATCGCATCAAAGATCAAAGCTTGGGTCATGATGGCCTCGAACCACAGTGGGTGTAGGCCCCTACCTTAAGCCCGATTGACACGGTTTCAATGACGGATGCGCTCATTGCTTTTGACCCCCTCGCTCGGACGAACGGTAGGCAGCTACGGGAAACTCCGGGTTAATCGTTTTAGCTGTCTAGCCTCGGGGTTGGCGCCAAGATGGCACTACGCCTCATGCCGTTTTAAGCGGATAAAGTGCTTAGCTGATATGAAATGGATCTATGCGCCGAAGAACGACGGCTCTAAGGTTGAATCTGTAAGAAGCTGCTGCCGGGTTTTGCTGGAGCGGTTGTAAGAAAAGTTTCACGCCAGGTCGCGATACTGGATTAACCGGTACGCATTTGACGTTCAGGAATAACAACAAAAGGCAGTCAGCCATGTTCAAACATTCGAAAGTACGTCAGGCGGGACTTATTCTGTTCGCCACCACACTGATTCTGATCTTGCCCAATTTAACCAAGGTTATCGGGTGACGACTCGACCTAATTATTCCGTGCGCACACAGTATCGGGATTACAGCGTTTGGCAGCACCTGCCGGGGCATTGCGTATAGCCGTCCTGTTGCAGGGGCTGTCTTTTTGCGCGCAGATTTGCGCTATCGTAATTCTCCCGTCACCTCGAAACGGCCTGCCCCTTGAAATCGATTCTCGCCTTGTTCGCGCTGTTGCTGACCCTGCCCGCTTCGGCGGCGCAACTGACCATTGAACTGGACCACGCCAGCAAGACTTGGCAGACGGCGGAGCTACTCAAGCACCCGGATGCGCGGACGGTGCAGATCGTCGATGACGTTTCCTACAAGCGCACCATGACCTACCGGGCCGTGCCCTTGGCGAGTCTCCTACCGGGCCTGAAACCTGCGAGCCATGTGCAAGCAGTGGCCCTCGACGGTTTTGCCGCCGAACTCGCCGTCGCGCCACTGTTGGAAAACACCGGCGCTCGCGCCTGGCTGGCGGTGGAAGACCCGGCCCATCCATGGCCTGCGCTGGGAGATGGCAAACCGAGCGCGGGGCCGTTCTACCTGGTGTGGACCAACCCGCAGGCCGGGCATATCAGCCCGGAACAGTGGCCGTTCCAGCTCTCCGGTATCAAGCAACTGGAGACGGTCGCTGAGCGTTTTCCGACGCTGCTGCCCGACCCGCAACTGGCGGCCAACGATCCGATCAACCAAGGCTTCGCGGTGTTCCAGAAGAACTGTCTGGCTTGCCATCGCCTCAACGGCGGCGGCGATGCCCAAGTGGGCCCTGACTTGAACATTCCCTACAGCCCCACCGAGTATTTCAGCGGTGATTTTCTCAAGCGCTACATCCGTGACCCGCAAAGCATGAGGCACTGGCCGCAGGCGAAAATGCCGGCGTTTGCTGCCGGTGTGCTACCGGACCATGAGTTGGATTTGCTGGTGGGATATTTGCAGCATATGACGGGGCGCAAACAGCAGCCTTGAGGCTCGCGCAGATCAAAAGTGGGAGGGGGCTTGCTCCCGATAGCAGTGTGTCAGTCAGCTTATCGGTAACTGACACACCGCTATCGGGAGCAAGCCCCCTCCCACATTTTGCATTGAGTACAGTCAGTCGGCCCGGCGCACGGCCATGCCGCATTGCAAAACCTCCTGAAACAACACAGCCTGCCTTCCACACTGGGTGTGGGTTGTAGTTAATATTATTGCTGCTGCACGGAAACCACCGGGGTCGGCGCGACAAACACCTTGGCATGCATCTGCTCGTGCCCACCCCCACGGCGCATGCCCCGCACCGGGCAGGCGTCCAGGTAGTCCAGGCCCACGGCGAGTTTCAGGTGCCGCTCCGGCCGGGCCAATTGGTTGGTCACGTCAAAACTGTACCAGGCGTTATCCAGCCAGGCTTCGGCCCAGGCATGGCTCGCCAGGTGCGTGCTGTCTTCGGTGTACAGATACCCTGATACGTATCGCGCCGGAATCCCCAGGCTGCGCGCACAGGCCAGGAACGCATGGGTATGGTCCTGGCACACGCCCGCGCGGCCGGCGAAGGCCTCGGCAGCGCAGGTGTCGACGTCCGTGGCGCCCGGCGTGTAGGCCATCGATTGGTTCAGCGCATGCATCAGGTCGATCAGCGCGGTGCGGTCGCGCCGCTGGTGGCAGTGCTGCTGGGCAAACCCGCGCAGGGCTTCGTCGGGCTCGGTCAGGCGCGTGCCGCGCAGGAACGGAAAGGCCGACTGGCTCTCGTGTTCAGCCTCACTCAATTCATCGATATCCACCTGGCCACGGGCGCCGATGATGATGGCGTCGTGAGGTTCGTCCAGGGTCAGCACATGCAGGATGTTGCCGAATGGGTCCACTTGCGCGCGTACGGGGCGCGGCAGATCGAGCTGCCAGCTCAATACACGCTGACGCTCGCTGTCGTGGGGCGTCAGGCGCAGATATTGGATGCTGGCCCGCACCTGGTCTTCGTAGTGGTAGGTGGTTTCGTGGCTGATGGAGAGTCTCATGCCGCCTCCAGGTAGGAGCTGTAGATGGCGTCGCCCAACTGGCGGACCAAGGGGATAAAGTCGGTCAGCCAGGCGTGCAGGCCTTCCTCGAGGATTTCATCGATGGCGGTAAAGCGCAGGCGCGCGTCCATCTCGGCAGCCAGGCGCTGGGCCGGGCGACCGTTGAGGCCCGGCAGGCTGGCGAGGATCTGGTCGATCTCTTCGCTGCAGGCCCGTAGCGAGCGCGGAACATCAGCGCGCAGCAGCAACAGTTCGGCGACTTGCCGGGCGCCCGGCGCATCCCGATAGATCTCGGTGTAGGCCTCGAACGACGACAATGCCCGCAGCAACGCACTCCATTGATAGTAGGCGTGGGCCGTGCCATCGCTGACCGTTGCAGCCTGGTCGCCGGCCATTTCGTAACGCGCGTCCAGCAGGCGCAGGGTGTTGTCGGCGCGCTCGATGAAGGTGCCCAGGCGGATAAAGCGAAACGCATCGTTACGCATAATGGTGCCGTAGGTGGCGCCGCGGAACAGGTGCGAGCGCTCCTTGACCCATTCGCAAAACCGGCTCATGCCGTAGCGGCTCAAGCCTTGTTGGGCGATATCGCGAATATCCAGCCAGGTAGCGTTGATGTTTTCCCACATGTCGGCGGTAATTCGCCCACGTACTGCATGGGCGCTGGCCCGTGCGGCGCCAAGACAGCTGTAGATGCTGGCCGGGTTGGCAGCGTCCAGGGCGAAAAAGTGCAGCAGGCGTTCGGCATGCAGTTCACCGTGGCGCTCGTGGTAGTCCTCCAGGGTGCCGGTGATCAACAGCGGCATGGCCAATTCGTGCAGGCCGTCGCCGCGCCCGTCCTGAGGCATCAGCGACAGCGAATAACTGACATCGAGCATGCGCGCGAGGTTTTCCGCGCGCTCCAGGTAGCGCGACATCCAATACAAATCCGAGGCAGTTCTACTCAACATGTGTCAATCCTCGACCACCCAGGTGTCTTTGGTGCCGCCGCCCTGGGACGAGTTGACCACCAGCGAACCTTCGCGCAGCGCCACCCGGGTCAGGCCACCGGGCACCACGCGGGTTTCCTTGCCCGACAGCACGAACGGGCGCAGGTCGATATGCCGTGGGGCGATGCCGTTTTCGACGAACGTCGGGCAGGTGGACAAACACAGGGTTGGCTGGGCGATGTAGGCGTGGGGCTTGGCCTTGATGCGTGCGCGGAAGGCTTCGATTTCCGCCGCCGTGGACGCCGGGCCCACCAGCATGCCGTAGCCGCCGGAGCCTTGGGTTTCCTTGACCACCAACTCGGGCAGGTTGGCCAATACGTGGGACAATTCATCGGGCTTACGGCATTGAAACGTCGGAACGTTCTGCAGGATCGGTTCTTCATCCAGGTAAAACCGGATCATCTCGGTAACGAATGGGTACACAGACTTGTCATCCGCCACCCCGGTGCCGATGGCATTGGCCAGCACCACGTTGCCCGAGCGGTAGGCGGCAAGCAGGCCCGGTACGCCGAGCATCGACGCCGGATTGAAAGCCAGCGGGTCGAGAAACGCGTCGTCGAGACGGCGATAAATCACGTCCACCGCTTTGGGCCCGTCGGTGGTGCGCATGAACACGCGGTCATCACGCACGAACAAGTCGGCGCCTTCCACCAACTCCACGCCCATTTCCCGGGCGAGGAAGGCATGTTCAAAGAACGCACTGTTGAAACGCCCAGGGGTCAGCACTACCACGCTGGGGTTATCCAGGGGGCTGGAACTCTTCAGGGTGTCGAGCAACAGGTTGGGGTAATGGTCAATCGGCGCGATACGCTGGGCCGCGAACAGCTCGGGGAACAAGCGCATCATCATCTTGCGGTCTTCAAGCATGTAGCTGACGCCGCTCGGCGTACGCAAGTTGTCCTCCAGCACGTAGTAAGTGCCGTCGCCATCGCGTACGAGGTCTACCCCGGAAACGTGGGAATACAGGTCACGGTGCAGGTCCAGGCCCTGCATTGCCAACTGGTATTGCTCGTTGGCCAGTACCTGTTCGGCGGGGATGATCCCGGCCTTGATGATGCGTTGTTCGTGGTAAAGGTCGGCGAGGAACATGTTCAACGCCTTGACCCGCTGGATACAGCCGCGCTCGACCATTTGCCATTCGCTCGCCGGGATGCTGCGGGGGATGGTGTCGAAGGGGATCAAGCGCTCCGTCCCTTGCTCGTCGCCATACAGCGTGAAGGTGATCCCGGCACGGTGGAACAGCAAGTCGGCCTCGCGTCGACGCTGGGCCAGCAGTTCGGCAGGGGTGTCGGCCAGCCAACGGGCGAACTCGCGATAATGGGGACGAACCTGCCCTGCCCCATCGTACATTTCATCGTAATAAGTGCGGATCATGCCGTACTCCTTGTCACCCGGACGACAGACCCTTCGCAAGGCCCGTGCCAGCGGCATAAACACTTTAAAATCAAAGGATTGGATAAACTCCGAATTCCCCTCGCACCGTCCTGGTGCGTGGAATGACCGCAGCCCCGCTACACGCCTCATCGTAATGCGGCGTTGGCCTATCAACAGCATAGTCAGCGTTGATTTCATTGCCCGCGCGCTTGTGCGGATAATCGCGTCCATCAGCTGAACAGGACATGTCCTACAGCTAAACCCTTTGCACAACCAGTAACGTGCCGGCTCGTGTGATCGGCTCCTCGATCTTCCCCTTCAGCCACCCTTTCGGGTGGCTTTTTTTTGCGTGCAGGAAAGTGCAAATTCCGAACATTTTTACCGAGCCCAAACAAAATCGGCCGACCCAAAAGGTCAGCCGATACGCTGTGTTGCTCATAAACGCTACATCGGTAACCCACGTACCTCCTGCTTGACGCCCCAGCCTTCGATAATTCCGCCCAACGGCTCCACCACTGCCTCAAAGTCCTGCTCGAAGTCTCCTATGCCGTCGTACGTTGCAGACATGATTTTGCTCAGTTCCAGGTACCAGGCACCGTCGTCGCGGGCGCTGACCTGGGCGTTCAGGGATTCTCCGCGAAATCGACCCGCAGCCCTGCGCGCCCGTTCTTCATCCGGGAAAATCGCGTAGAACTCGATGGGGTGAAAACGTGAAAAGTCAAAGCCGCCTTCTTTCATGCGGCGCAGAACGTTGGTGCTGATGTCTTCTTGATAGGCTGTGCTCATGAAACGTCCTCCTCAGACTGATGGATAGACTTTCCGTGCTTCCTGAAACCCGCGCGCTGCTGGCGCGGGCACCACGGCAATAACGACACCGCAGGAAAACAAGCATGTAGCTGACAAGACCAGACCTTAGCGATTCATTCGCTGATCTCGATTGCAGAGTAACGCGAAGCTATCACCTCTACCAGAGGTGCATGAATCGCTTACAGGGAATATTCAGGCGCAGGGTTCGACCTTGAGGTCTTTGATACCGTTTTGATCGTGCAAGCTCTTGACCGTGGGATCAGGGACACGATCGGCAAGATCGTTGAGGTCCAACTTTTCCAATACCGGCGACACACGCACGCGCACCAGCTGTGCAGCTTCTTCCAGCGTCGGCTCATGATCGCAGTCAAACTGCTCGACTACCGGCTCGCCACGGTCATTGATGAAAGAAATGTTCCACTTCGGCATCGGTGCCTCCTCGATAAAACCCATGTGTGGGTTCACATCTATCTGGACCTTGAGGCTTCACCAAACGTTCCACTCAAGGCAGGAGGCACCGGATCAGGCGCGTTTACTTCTCGGCGTGTTCCTTCAGCGCTTTGAGCGTGTTGAACGGTGCGTCCACCACGAACTTGTTGGCCAACCACGACGGCACGCTGCCGCCTGGCTCGGTGTGCACCTGGTAGGTCACTTCGGTCTCGTTGGCGCCTTTGGGCACCAGCTTCCAGAAACCTTCCACCTGGGCGACCCGGACATAGCCTTTTTCTTCAGGCTTGTACGTCGGCACCCCTTGCAACGTGCGTGTAACGCTACCGTCAGCGGCCTTGGTGGTGGTGACATGGATATACGAGTCGCGATCCGTCACAGGGAACGGTGCCTTGAACTGGGTGTAGGTCCAGGCCTCATCGTCTTTCTTGTCGACCAGTTTCTGGGATTTGCACTCATGGATCCACGCGCAAGCGCCAGCGACATCTTCCTGCAGGGCCTGGATCTTCGCCACGGGCGCCTTGATCAGAGCCACACCGCGATACGCCTTGTACTTGGAGCCGGCGACTTCGCTCAGGGACACCTTGATGCCGTCCTCATTCTTGGCGTCTTGCCAATCCTCAGCCTGGGCAGCGCCCGCAAACATCATCGTAAAACCGCACACCACAGCCATTCGTTTCAGCGAACCCATCGTTGTATTCCTTGTTGTTGAAGTTCCGATAGTAAAGCCCATCAAGCCGCCGTCATCTGCTCCCACCAACCGATCAGACGGATCGCGTCGGCCTGGTCGTTGCCGCAGACCTCGATATCTGCCTTGAAATCACTGCACACCGCTGGCCGCTCCGGTTGGCCGAACAGTTGGCATAGCTGTTCGACCGACAAGTGCAGGCAGCGTTCGCCCGCAGGTTTGCCATGGGGCATTCCCGGTAGGGGCGAACTGATGGAGGGGGCGATGCAGCAAGCGCCACAGCCTTCACGGCATTTCATGACCAACAGGTCCTCGACGACTCAATGAGATGGCCGGGCTAGAGTACGCCCTTAAACAGCCGTTTTAAAATGGTCCAACAGGGGTTTTTCGTACAAAACAGAAGTGACCGACCAGTCTACGACCGGTGGTCAGTGGCGCGGGTCACTGATGCTCGGGGGGTTATTGCTTGAATTCAAAATCCAACGCGGCACCTTCCACGTCACGTCGTTCTTCGTTGCGCAACTGCAGCTTCATCTCGTTGCTGAGCAAGCGGCCGTTGATCTGGAACGCGCTGTTGTCGGACGGTTTCTCGCTAAATAAAGGCGGCAATAACGGCACGCTCTTGGGTTTGGGCATGGTGCCGACGGGCTGCAGCAGCCTGACCATGTCCGAAGGCAGGGACAGGTCCAACTGTGCCGGTGGCAGCTTGGTCTGGGCGACTTCGTGGGCGGACTTGGACTTGCTCGCAATCGGTGCGCGCTTCTTTACCTTGGCGGTTTTTTTCTTCGCCTGCGCTGCCGGCTTTTTCGCAGCGGTCTTCTGTTCGGCGCTTGCAGCAGGCTTGGTGTCCGTCACAGGCGCGGCCGCCAGCGCAGTGCCGACGTTGCATAGACTTATCAAGCCAACCATCCAGACAGCGCGAAAAATAGAGGTCATATCGCCAACAGCATTAACGGCAGAAGGCCATATGCTCGCTTGTTGTGCGTGGCATGACAAGCACGGAGATCAATGTTGTCCCCCTTTATGCCCCTCAAAGGCCCGCCGCCGTCTCCTGGCATAACTGGCTGGCAAGCATCCCCAGGGTCATCAGCGCACGCTCTGCCTCGCGGTTCCACGGGGTGCCGCAATTGAGACGGATACAGTGGTTGAACTGTTCCGTATTACTGAAGATCAGCCCCGGCGCGATACTGATGCCCTGTTGCAGGGCACGCACATGCAGTTCCTGGGTATTGACCCGTCCGGGCAAACTGACCCACAAAATGAAGCCGCCGGTCGGACGGGTCATCTGGGTGCCTTCGGGGAAATATTGCTGCACCGCCAGCTGGAAAGCGCTGAGGTTCTTGCGGTATTCCTGGCGGATGTAACGCAGGTGCCGGTCGTAACCGCCGTTCTCCAGGTACGCCGCAACGCCCATCTGTGTGACGCTGCACGCGGAGTGGGTGCTGAACATCTGCAAACGCTGGATTTCCTGCTGGTACTTACCGGCAATCATCCAGCCGATGCGCACGCCGGGGGATAAAGTCTTGGAAAAACTCGAGCAATAGATGACCCGGTCAAGACGGTCATAGGCTTTCAAAGCCTTGGTACGGCCCAGTTCGAACATCAGCTCGCCGTAGATATCATCCTCGACAATTTGAATATCGAAATCCGAGGCCAGGCGCAGCAACTGTTTCTGCCGCTCTTCGGGCATCGTGCCGCCCAAGGGGTTGCTCAGGCGCGTGGTCAATACCAGCGCCTTGATCGACCACTGGTTGGCGGCCAATTGCAGGGCCTCCAGGCTCATGCCGGTGGCCGGGTCGCTGGGAATCTCGATGACCTTGAGGCCGAGCAGGTCGGCCAGTTGCAGCAAGCCGTAGTAGGTCGGTGACTCAGCGGCGATCAGGTCGCCGGGGCGCGTCAGCACGCGCAGCGACATTTGCAACGCGTCGACGCAGCCGTGGGTAATCACCACTTCGGACGGGTCCACCACCACGCCGGCATCGCGCATGCGAATCGCCACCTGGCGGCGCAGCGGTTCGAAACCGGGGCTGAACATGTAACTGAATGCACGCGGGCTCTGGAAGCGCGTGACCTTGGCCAACTGCTGGTGCAACGCCCGTACCGGCAGGTAATCCACGCTCGGCACCGCCGCGCCCAAGGGGAATACGCCTTCACGGCGCGACTCGACCAGCACTTGCTGGATGATGCTGCTGCGGGTGACCAACCCTGGGCGTTCAACCCGCGCGATGTCCGGCGTTGGCGCCGTGAGTGCCGGCGTCTGGTGCACGTAATAGCCCGACTGCGGCCGCGCCCGGATCAGCCCCTGGTCTTCCAGGTTGGCGTAGGCCTGCAGCACCGTGGCATGGCTCACGTTGAGCTGGGAGCTCATCTTGCGCACCGAAGGCACGCGCTCCCCCGGCTGATAAACACCACGCCGAATATCCTCAGCCAGTTGCTGGGCGATACGTTGGTAGAGCAACAGATTGGTCATGACGCAGCACTCGATTTCACGGGTATTTTATTTTTGTGTGAAACATACCGGCACAGTTTAGAAGTGTACGGGGACAGTTGCCACAATAGTCGAGCGCGGGCGGGAGTGACAGAAAAAACTGTAGGGGTCGTGAATAGAATTTTCAGGTGTATACAGAAAAAAATGTGGGAGGGGGCTTGCTCCCGATAGCGGTGGTTCAGTCAACACTCAGTGACTGACACTCTGCCATCGGGAGCAAGCCCCCTCCCACATTTTGAGTTGCGCCAGACTTCAGCGAGCGGCGCCGAGTTGGCCTTTTTCGTCGGAGAACACAATTTCCACGCGGCGGTTCTGCGCGCGGCCACGTTCGGACGCATTGGCCTCCACGGGGTATTTGTCGCCATACCCTTCAACCTGAATGCGTTTTTCGTCGATGCCCAGGTCAATCAGCACGTCTGCCACCGATTGCGCGCGGTCATGGGACAGGGTCAGGTTGTCGTGCTCGCCCCCGGTGTTGTCGGTGTAGCCCTCGATGCGCACCTTGCGCCTGGGGTTCAGTTGCAGGAACTGCACGATCTTCAACACCGTGCGGTTGGCCGAGTTCTGCAGCTCGGCTTCGCCGGTATCGAACAGTACGTCGCCCAGGGTCATCACCAGGCCACGGTCGGTCTGGGTGGTCAGGCTGGCGATTTGCTGTTCCACCCACTTGCCCTGCTGTTGCACGCTGGCCAGCTTGCTCTCACGCAAGGCCAGTTGCAGGCGTTGACGCTCCAACTCGAGTTTGGCCAGGCGCTCGGCGTTAAGCCCTTGCTCGGTATGTTCTCGGGCAATGGCACTGTAGCGTTGGCTCAGGTAGGCGTAATGCACCACGTCGGCGCCGCTGCCCCAGTAGCTGGACAGGCGATCGGCACGCGCCAGGGACTCACCGGCGCGGATCACATCCTTGGGCGCGAAACGCAATACATTGGCGTC carries:
- a CDS encoding PLP-dependent aminotransferase family protein, whose protein sequence is MTNLLLYQRIAQQLAEDIRRGVYQPGERVPSVRKMSSQLNVSHATVLQAYANLEDQGLIRARPQSGYYVHQTPALTAPTPDIARVERPGLVTRSSIIQQVLVESRREGVFPLGAAVPSVDYLPVRALHQQLAKVTRFQSPRAFSYMFSPGFEPLRRQVAIRMRDAGVVVDPSEVVITHGCVDALQMSLRVLTRPGDLIAAESPTYYGLLQLADLLGLKVIEIPSDPATGMSLEALQLAANQWSIKALVLTTRLSNPLGGTMPEERQKQLLRLASDFDIQIVEDDIYGELMFELGRTKALKAYDRLDRVIYCSSFSKTLSPGVRIGWMIAGKYQQEIQRLQMFSTHSACSVTQMGVAAYLENGGYDRHLRYIRQEYRKNLSAFQLAVQQYFPEGTQMTRPTGGFILWVSLPGRVNTQELHVRALQQGISIAPGLIFSNTEQFNHCIRLNCGTPWNREAERALMTLGMLASQLCQETAAGL
- a CDS encoding OmpA family protein, translated to MSPTMRGLSAVLLLSSVALGGCASQPTGEQALQQASSDFQRVKEDANVLRFAPKDVIRAGESLARADRLSSYWGSGADVVHYAYLSQRYSAIAREHTEQGLNAERLAKLELERQRLQLALRESKLASVQQQGKWVEQQIASLTTQTDRGLVMTLGDVLFDTGEAELQNSANRTVLKIVQFLQLNPRRKVRIEGYTDNTGGEHDNLTLSHDRAQSVADVLIDLGIDEKRIQVEGYGDKYPVEANASERGRAQNRRVEIVFSDEKGQLGAAR
- a CDS encoding START domain-containing protein, with the protein product MGSLKRMAVVCGFTMMFAGAAQAEDWQDAKNEDGIKVSLSEVAGSKYKAYRGVALIKAPVAKIQALQEDVAGACAWIHECKSQKLVDKKDDEAWTYTQFKAPFPVTDRDSYIHVTTTKAADGSVTRTLQGVPTYKPEEKGYVRVAQVEGFWKLVPKGANETEVTYQVHTEPGGSVPSWLANKFVVDAPFNTLKALKEHAEK
- a CDS encoding YkgJ family cysteine cluster protein, which encodes MKCREGCGACCIAPSISSPLPGMPHGKPAGERCLHLSVEQLCQLFGQPERPAVCSDFKADIEVCGNDQADAIRLIGWWEQMTAA
- a CDS encoding translation initiation factor 2, which translates into the protein MTSIFRAVWMVGLISLCNVGTALAAAPVTDTKPAASAEQKTAAKKPAAQAKKKTAKVKKRAPIASKSKSAHEVAQTKLPPAQLDLSLPSDMVRLLQPVGTMPKPKSVPLLPPLFSEKPSDNSAFQINGRLLSNEMKLQLRNEERRDVEGAALDFEFKQ